One window of the Shewanella maritima genome contains the following:
- a CDS encoding HD-GYP domain-containing protein: MSQSEKVSVQLLQVGMFIRLPASWKDHPFLFNSFKIKDTAQIQLIKRLGIKEVFYVREKSDAKPAQANGDEQIDRQALSDLKSEMDKQKNELIEKQQQLKRRFKKTEQKFDRSLSMMRSMTSKISSRPLNAVNEAKELINNLTDILVSGEDLALHLMADAKPGDVIYHHALNVSMLSMLMAKELDWPREKIELIGLGALFHDIGKFKIPSNILRKKASLTDAEQNLLKQHPLMSINFLKLADSFPDEAKPMIANHHEFLDGSGYPQGLKQEALDEPSQLLTVVNEFDALCNGTHHIKAKTPSTALGQLYKNYKTKLNTEYVGKFIKKLGVYPPGSVVELSNGQFALVITVNLQQILLPDVIAYDPLVPKEQAPIISLQDHGLKVVRSLPPSGLPEKVMKYLNPRTNVTYAFGK; the protein is encoded by the coding sequence ATGAGTCAAAGCGAGAAAGTCTCAGTCCAATTACTTCAAGTCGGCATGTTTATTAGACTGCCCGCTTCATGGAAAGACCACCCTTTTTTATTCAATAGCTTTAAGATAAAAGACACTGCACAAATCCAACTTATTAAGAGACTTGGAATAAAAGAAGTTTTTTACGTCAGAGAAAAAAGCGATGCAAAACCCGCGCAAGCAAATGGTGACGAACAAATCGACCGTCAAGCTTTGAGCGACTTAAAGTCTGAAATGGATAAACAGAAAAACGAGCTTATCGAAAAGCAACAGCAACTTAAACGCCGCTTTAAGAAAACCGAGCAAAAGTTTGACCGCTCATTATCAATGATGCGTTCCATGACCTCTAAAATAAGTAGTCGGCCGCTTAATGCAGTTAACGAAGCTAAAGAACTAATTAACAACCTCACCGATATACTTGTAAGCGGTGAAGACCTCGCACTGCACCTTATGGCAGACGCCAAACCGGGTGACGTGATTTATCATCACGCATTAAACGTGTCTATGCTCAGCATGTTAATGGCTAAAGAGCTTGACTGGCCACGGGAAAAGATTGAACTGATAGGCCTTGGCGCCCTATTTCATGACATAGGAAAGTTCAAAATTCCTTCGAATATTTTGCGTAAAAAAGCGTCGTTAACTGATGCTGAACAAAACTTGCTTAAACAACACCCACTCATGAGCATCAATTTTTTAAAGCTTGCCGACAGTTTCCCAGATGAAGCAAAACCTATGATAGCTAATCACCATGAGTTTCTGGACGGAAGTGGTTACCCGCAAGGACTAAAGCAAGAAGCATTAGATGAACCCTCGCAGCTATTGACTGTGGTGAATGAGTTCGATGCTCTATGTAACGGTACTCACCACATTAAAGCGAAAACCCCAAGTACAGCCTTGGGACAACTATATAAAAACTATAAAACAAAGCTTAACACTGAATATGTGGGCAAATTTATTAAAAAGCTTGGCGTGTATCCACCAGGTAGCGTAGTTGAGTTATCCAATGGGCAATTTGCCTTAGTGATAACGGTAAACCTTCAACAAATATTACTACCCGATGTTATCGCTTACGATCCTTTGGTACCTAAAGAGCAAGCGCCTATTATCTCGCTGCAAGATCACGGTTTAAAGGTCGTACGTAGTCTGCCACCATCGGGCTTACCAGAGAAGGTAATGAAGTACCTCAACCCGCGTACCAACGTAACTTACGCATTTGGTAAATAG
- a CDS encoding DUF3413 domain-containing protein encodes MAERKKQMSRDKISRLVNWGHWFAFFNGFLAMLIGSRYIRSVGWPDSTLEWGYLAISTIGHFTFLAFLVYLVFIFPVTLVLPYSKILRGFTAFVASLGLYALLFDTLIYDDYGIHLSPFAFDLAWQDLSSLLHSTSYISVPLAILVLELTAANYIWKRIDKIQKKQWGNKVVIFVGVCFFASHLIHIWADATQVDKITRYDDVYPLSYPATAKSFMAKSGIQNEDDNSQPRLHANSQLTYPITPMQCSAPSDANNVLMVVVDSLRADMITDKTMPFLTQYQQKNTLFTQHYTGGNQYLTGMFSLLYGIQTSYIDRIEFRLTEPVLTQVLAQQNYQRQLFTSDENLQLLSQSAIASQFAVSSHSDKRGSAQVDAAITEDFNQWQASQAQPWFALVNYSSPRDYDTPAGFLGIETIAPPMPLKSAEKVLFNQYRQSLFFIDQQLEQLLKNVDPQTTVIITGTHGQVFTSNSREIRRDFSPANVKVPLIVHEAGRTAKEINYRTSHYGLAPTLMSHMFNCTNPVTDYSSGRTLFQPGHDEWVYIGNSRVFAIYQAKEATVLDRHGNYQIYNLDFTKQLEKKMSAPELIQVMREGRRLYNN; translated from the coding sequence ATGGCTGAGCGCAAAAAACAAATGAGCCGCGACAAAATTTCACGCTTAGTGAATTGGGGGCACTGGTTTGCCTTCTTTAACGGTTTTTTAGCCATGCTAATTGGCAGCAGATACATCCGCAGTGTCGGTTGGCCTGACTCCACGCTTGAGTGGGGATACCTCGCAATTAGCACCATAGGCCACTTTACCTTTTTAGCGTTTTTAGTGTATTTGGTATTTATTTTCCCGGTTACCCTTGTTTTACCCTATTCCAAGATTTTGCGTGGGTTTACTGCGTTTGTCGCATCACTTGGTTTATATGCATTGTTATTTGATACCTTGATTTATGACGACTACGGTATTCATTTAAGCCCGTTTGCATTCGATTTAGCCTGGCAAGACTTAAGCTCACTACTTCATAGCACTTCTTATATCTCCGTCCCTTTAGCGATCTTAGTGTTAGAGCTCACCGCGGCAAACTATATATGGAAGCGCATCGACAAAATCCAGAAAAAACAGTGGGGGAATAAAGTCGTTATCTTTGTTGGTGTTTGCTTTTTTGCCAGTCACCTTATCCACATTTGGGCCGATGCGACGCAAGTCGATAAAATCACCCGCTATGATGATGTGTACCCGCTGTCATACCCTGCCACAGCGAAATCATTTATGGCCAAAAGTGGCATTCAAAACGAAGACGATAATAGCCAGCCTAGGCTTCATGCCAACAGTCAATTAACATATCCAATTACCCCTATGCAATGCTCTGCACCAAGTGATGCTAACAATGTATTGATGGTAGTGGTTGATAGCCTTCGCGCTGATATGATCACTGACAAAACTATGCCATTCCTCACTCAGTATCAGCAGAAAAATACCTTATTTACCCAGCATTACACGGGTGGTAATCAGTACTTAACGGGTATGTTCTCACTGCTATACGGCATCCAAACAAGTTATATAGACCGCATTGAATTTAGGCTAACAGAACCTGTACTCACTCAAGTGCTTGCTCAACAGAATTATCAACGTCAATTATTTACCTCTGACGAAAACCTGCAGCTATTGAGTCAAAGTGCGATTGCAAGCCAGTTTGCCGTATCATCGCACTCAGATAAGCGTGGCAGCGCTCAAGTCGACGCCGCAATCACAGAAGATTTTAATCAATGGCAGGCGAGTCAGGCTCAGCCTTGGTTTGCGCTAGTGAACTACTCCTCACCAAGAGACTACGACACACCTGCAGGCTTTTTAGGCATTGAAACTATCGCGCCGCCTATGCCACTTAAAAGCGCTGAAAAGGTATTGTTTAACCAATACCGTCAATCACTTTTCTTTATTGATCAGCAGCTAGAGCAGCTATTAAAAAATGTCGACCCACAAACAACCGTAATCATCACCGGCACCCATGGGCAGGTATTTACCAGTAACAGCCGTGAGATCCGCCGCGACTTTTCACCAGCTAATGTGAAGGTACCATTAATCGTGCATGAAGCTGGCAGAACAGCAAAAGAGATCAATTATCGCACCAGCCACTACGGTCTAGCACCTACGCTAATGAGCCACATGTTTAACTGCACTAACCCAGTAACAGATTACAGCAGTGGCCGCACCCTATTCCAACCTGGTCACGATGAATGGGTCTACATAGGTAACAGCCGGGTCTTTGCTATATACCAAGCTAAAGAAGCAACTGTGTTAGACAGGCATGGCAACTACCAAATCTATAATCTCGACTTTACCAAACAGCTAGAGAAGAAAATGAGTGCACCTGAGCTTATTCAGGTGATGCGCGAAGGTAGGCGTTTGTACAACAACTAA
- a CDS encoding TonB-dependent receptor has protein sequence MSSESLTAKAIRRGLFAVATTSVAAAGMYSQVSIAAEAEAQVERIEVTGSRIKRTDMETATPVTVMSADDMAKQGFTTIQDALQSLTSTTSAMTTQSVHGFTPAASSISLRGAGANRTLTLVDGKRLNQYPKPAGGTDNFVDTANLPMEAVERIEVLQSGGSAVYGADAVGGVINIILKKDFDGAALKYRHGDTTGGGGASDRIALSLGSSSEKGNVSTFIEFTNNEGLTAAQREKFGVHTDKVPHSEYSQYSSYGARIAGTGTGARQLSAQECTDGGWFWDEARSICGFDRSQWRDLEPESYRFISTTNFNYELNDDVAFVGRLDFAQAKSTTNIEPMAINDYDIKVNGNELTVSYGNQLSKTFADKTTALGGDFANATDGDYYYVRRLHEFDNRRGETNTRNYFFTVGLEGVLADEYNWDVSANYGRTNVDVFRSGYATVGSMFDYITAGENGNSLLKPMSSDDVEAASYSPFEQAQSTQKNIQANLTGMAFEMAEGDAYFAVGAEYTIQDYSTDTDSESKKGNILTTGGSSGAGERSYWATYAELSVPVLEELTVNAAVRYDRYDDMGGNFTPQVTVEYRPIDELLVRGSYSRVFRAPDMHRVYGDPTTGFSQVIDFKQCAALGGEPGVTHPDPTINEICNELHIDITTGANKDLEAETGYTANIGAVYGGDAFNATFDIWEWQLDDMVSDISASKAAREYELYEHMITRDDNGTITHINSVAQNLAYKKVSGIDLTAGYNWDLDSFGDLKLNFNGTYLINSESQLDPTSEVVDNIDEGGLPQYRFNLVLGYFVQDFEATLGAYHTARMHGVNYTSFKTDDVSESELEVASQTKWNLTAAYNISDEFKLTSGIVNLFDAGPNFDPTDTSWPHYPRSVYNARGREWFVEAEVKF, from the coding sequence ATGAGTTCTGAATCTTTAACAGCGAAAGCGATCCGTCGTGGATTATTCGCCGTTGCTACAACATCTGTAGCTGCTGCGGGTATGTATTCTCAGGTGTCAATTGCGGCAGAAGCAGAAGCACAAGTTGAAAGAATTGAAGTAACAGGTTCTCGTATTAAACGCACTGATATGGAAACTGCTACACCAGTGACGGTGATGAGTGCAGATGATATGGCTAAGCAAGGCTTTACCACTATTCAAGATGCGTTACAAAGCTTAACTTCAACTACAAGTGCAATGACGACTCAGTCTGTACATGGTTTTACACCTGCTGCGTCTTCTATTAGTTTGCGTGGTGCTGGTGCTAACCGTACTTTGACTTTGGTCGATGGCAAGCGCCTAAACCAATATCCAAAACCTGCAGGCGGTACTGATAACTTTGTTGATACTGCAAACCTTCCTATGGAAGCTGTAGAGCGTATTGAAGTATTACAATCAGGCGGTTCAGCTGTCTACGGTGCTGATGCTGTTGGTGGTGTAATCAACATTATTCTTAAGAAAGACTTTGATGGTGCTGCATTAAAATATCGCCATGGCGATACCACTGGTGGTGGCGGTGCAAGTGACCGAATTGCGCTATCTCTGGGTAGCTCTTCAGAGAAAGGTAACGTATCTACCTTTATTGAATTTACCAATAATGAAGGCCTAACTGCTGCACAGCGTGAAAAATTCGGTGTTCATACTGATAAAGTACCTCATAGCGAATACTCTCAATACAGTTCTTACGGTGCGCGTATTGCTGGTACCGGTACTGGCGCTCGTCAATTATCTGCACAAGAATGTACAGATGGCGGTTGGTTCTGGGATGAGGCTCGCAGCATTTGTGGTTTTGACCGTTCACAGTGGCGAGACCTTGAGCCAGAGAGCTATCGTTTTATCAGTACAACTAACTTCAACTATGAATTAAACGATGACGTGGCTTTTGTTGGTCGCTTAGACTTTGCTCAAGCTAAATCAACGACTAACATTGAGCCAATGGCAATCAATGATTACGACATCAAAGTTAATGGCAATGAATTAACCGTAAGTTATGGTAATCAGCTAAGCAAAACTTTTGCCGACAAAACAACTGCCTTAGGTGGTGATTTTGCCAATGCTACCGATGGCGATTATTACTATGTGCGTCGTTTACATGAGTTTGATAACCGTCGTGGTGAAACCAACACTCGTAACTACTTCTTTACCGTTGGCTTAGAAGGTGTGCTTGCAGATGAGTACAACTGGGACGTTTCGGCAAACTATGGCCGTACCAATGTAGATGTATTCAGAAGCGGTTATGCGACAGTTGGAAGCATGTTTGATTACATCACGGCAGGTGAAAACGGCAATTCACTGCTTAAGCCTATGTCTTCAGATGACGTAGAAGCAGCATCTTACAGCCCATTTGAGCAGGCGCAATCTACTCAAAAGAATATTCAAGCAAACCTAACCGGTATGGCTTTTGAAATGGCTGAAGGCGATGCTTACTTTGCGGTAGGTGCTGAATACACAATTCAAGATTACTCAACCGACACTGACTCAGAGTCTAAGAAAGGTAACATCCTAACTACTGGTGGTTCATCAGGTGCAGGTGAGCGTTCTTACTGGGCAACTTATGCTGAATTGAGCGTACCTGTACTTGAAGAGCTAACTGTGAACGCAGCGGTTCGTTATGACCGTTACGACGATATGGGTGGTAACTTTACTCCTCAGGTAACTGTTGAATACCGTCCAATTGATGAGTTGTTGGTTCGTGGTTCATACAGTCGTGTATTCCGTGCTCCAGACATGCACCGTGTGTATGGTGACCCGACTACTGGTTTCTCTCAAGTCATTGATTTTAAGCAGTGTGCGGCATTGGGTGGCGAGCCAGGCGTGACTCACCCAGATCCAACTATTAACGAGATTTGTAACGAGCTACACATTGACATTACCACTGGTGCTAACAAAGACCTAGAAGCTGAAACTGGTTACACAGCCAACATTGGTGCGGTATACGGCGGAGACGCATTCAACGCAACATTTGATATTTGGGAATGGCAGCTTGATGACATGGTTAGTGACATCAGTGCTTCAAAAGCAGCGCGTGAATACGAGCTGTATGAGCATATGATCACTCGTGATGACAATGGCACAATTACTCATATCAATTCAGTAGCGCAAAACTTGGCATATAAGAAAGTTAGTGGTATCGACTTAACTGCCGGTTACAACTGGGATTTGGATAGTTTTGGTGACCTAAAACTGAACTTCAACGGTACTTACTTGATTAACTCTGAGAGTCAGCTTGACCCGACTTCAGAAGTGGTTGATAACATCGATGAAGGTGGTTTACCACAATATCGCTTTAACTTAGTGCTTGGTTACTTTGTTCAAGATTTCGAGGCAACTTTAGGTGCTTACCACACCGCTAGAATGCATGGTGTTAACTACACCTCATTCAAAACAGATGATGTAAGCGAAAGTGAGTTAGAGGTTGCATCTCAAACTAAGTGGAACCTAACTGCCGCTTACAATATCTCTGATGAATTTAAGCTAACTTCAGGTATTGTTAACTTGTTTGATGCAGGTCCTAACTTTGACCCAACTGACACTTCATGGCCACACTACCCACGCAGCGTATACAACGCTCGCGGTCGTGAATGGTTTGTTGAAGCTGAAGTCAAGTTTTAA
- the ndk gene encoding nucleoside-diphosphate kinase: MAIERTFSIIKPDAVAKNHIGAIYNRFESAGLKIIASKMVHLTKEQAEGFYAEHSERPFFGALVSFMTSGPIMVQCLEGENAVLANREIMGATNPAEAARGTLRADYAESIDENAVHGSDALASAEREIAYFFSAEELCPRTR, translated from the coding sequence ATGGCGATCGAACGCACTTTTTCTATCATCAAACCTGATGCAGTTGCTAAAAACCACATCGGTGCTATCTACAACCGTTTTGAATCTGCTGGTCTTAAGATCATTGCTTCAAAAATGGTACACCTAACTAAAGAGCAAGCTGAAGGTTTCTACGCTGAGCACAGCGAGCGTCCTTTCTTTGGTGCGCTAGTTTCTTTCATGACTTCTGGTCCTATCATGGTTCAATGTCTTGAAGGTGAAAACGCAGTTCTAGCTAACCGCGAAATCATGGGTGCTACTAACCCAGCTGAAGCAGCTCGCGGTACTCTACGTGCTGACTACGCTGAAAGCATCGACGAGAACGCAGTACACGGTTCAGACGCATTAGCATCAGCTGAGCGTGAAATCGCATACTTCTTCAGTGCTGAAGAGCTTTGCCCACGTACTCGTTAA
- a CDS encoding TonB-dependent receptor translates to MSSESLTAKAIRRSLLAAAATSVAFTGSAFAEEEKVERIEVTGSRIKQVDMETSSPVTVLSAADIALTGEKTVADVLNNSSINAFGSWRGMSGYGSGASATSSINMRGLGSQATLVLLDGRRMPGTSSSSGTTADTSQIPTAIVERIEILRDGASAVYGSDAVAGVINIITKKEFDGVQLDYSTEMPDVEGGESSRFSLSAGYNTDKGNITFTYEYYDTASVMDKDIWDLNNPAYNAYSLFSSVPNGSYHDGNGWVNYSNSEMCEQTENVVDRTDGNNVGQCRYSYGAVTKLFGDMTRNSFMTNFSYSLTDDIQFRGRGSASLSETETRYAGTPVSTNYPVMSADNPFNPVGEDMTVYMRSVQIGERDTLTETNNYDFLGGLVGYTDVGNGIDWEINAQVSGSTTNSFNYNLINDNIIQSEIDTGKYDIFNYSGMEYDEWNQQMTALYSAAAHTGVYQGKFDSTQIDGLASTLLYEGDDVSVAMVVGAEYEMINFKQTSDPESAAGIISGGSGGDDVNAERDRTAAYTEFQVGLPGNVDISAAIRYEKYDQSGTLTGAEGQVTNSSTFDAVVPKLGVSWRPIDELLIRASYGDSFRAPNMGEMFSSQSLSFETAHDVTYCNENPDDDYCGTGQQHKTWFGGNPNLEAEEGNSLTLGAVWNVTDAWSVELSYYDITYDNKIEAISVTDILRDELLNGGSDFVTRGADGKIEYIESGYVNMASVETSGFDFATAYNFETNYGDFNLKLDMTHVLEFVEQANAESDKIDSAGVQDYPQWRGNFAAAWYYNDWNAAWTTVYIGSQSGQYWRDLGYDYIIDTPNYFKHNLQVGYTHDWNGTITVGVNNVFDEEAPTWYNFPDYRDVNTGLYDVLGRTYYLRINQKF, encoded by the coding sequence ATGAGTTCTGAATCATTAACGGCCAAAGCGATTCGTCGCAGCCTTCTAGCAGCTGCTGCTACATCAGTTGCATTTACAGGTTCTGCTTTTGCAGAAGAAGAAAAAGTTGAGCGTATTGAAGTAACAGGTTCACGTATCAAGCAAGTTGATATGGAAACTTCTTCGCCTGTTACGGTTTTAAGTGCAGCGGATATTGCTCTTACTGGTGAAAAAACAGTCGCAGACGTACTTAACAACTCATCTATCAACGCATTTGGTTCATGGCGTGGTATGTCTGGCTATGGTTCTGGTGCAAGTGCAACTAGTTCTATTAACATGCGTGGTCTAGGCTCTCAAGCAACCCTAGTTCTTTTAGACGGTCGTCGTATGCCTGGTACCAGCTCAAGCTCTGGTACTACAGCTGATACGTCGCAAATTCCAACAGCTATCGTTGAGCGTATTGAAATTTTGCGTGATGGTGCTTCTGCGGTATACGGTTCTGACGCGGTTGCTGGTGTTATCAACATTATTACTAAAAAAGAGTTTGACGGTGTTCAGCTCGATTACAGCACTGAGATGCCTGATGTGGAAGGTGGTGAGTCTTCACGTTTTTCTTTGTCAGCTGGCTACAACACTGATAAAGGCAACATTACCTTTACCTATGAGTATTATGATACCGCATCAGTAATGGATAAAGATATCTGGGATCTAAACAACCCAGCTTACAATGCGTATAGCTTGTTTAGTTCTGTTCCTAATGGCTCATATCATGACGGTAATGGTTGGGTTAACTACTCAAATTCAGAGATGTGTGAGCAAACTGAAAATGTAGTCGATAGAACAGATGGCAACAATGTGGGCCAATGTCGTTATAGTTATGGGGCTGTAACTAAGCTGTTTGGTGATATGACTCGTAACTCGTTTATGACTAACTTCAGCTACTCACTTACTGATGACATTCAGTTCCGTGGCCGTGGTTCAGCATCTTTAAGTGAAACAGAGACTCGCTACGCTGGTACTCCAGTATCAACTAACTACCCTGTAATGTCTGCTGACAACCCGTTTAACCCGGTTGGCGAAGACATGACAGTATATATGCGCTCTGTTCAGATTGGTGAGCGTGACACGTTAACCGAAACCAATAACTATGACTTCTTAGGTGGTTTAGTAGGTTACACAGATGTCGGTAATGGTATTGATTGGGAAATTAATGCACAAGTATCTGGTTCGACTACTAACTCGTTTAACTATAACCTGATTAATGACAACATTATCCAGAGTGAAATTGATACTGGTAAGTACGATATCTTTAATTATTCAGGTATGGAGTACGATGAGTGGAACCAGCAAATGACTGCGCTATATTCTGCTGCCGCTCATACAGGTGTTTATCAAGGTAAGTTTGATAGCACTCAAATTGATGGCCTAGCATCTACCTTGCTTTATGAGGGTGATGATGTTTCAGTAGCGATGGTAGTTGGTGCAGAGTATGAAATGATCAACTTTAAGCAAACTTCTGATCCAGAATCAGCCGCCGGCATTATCTCTGGTGGTTCTGGTGGTGACGACGTAAACGCTGAGCGTGATCGTACTGCTGCTTACACTGAATTCCAAGTAGGTTTACCAGGTAATGTAGATATCTCTGCTGCAATTCGTTATGAAAAATACGACCAGTCAGGAACACTAACTGGCGCTGAAGGTCAAGTTACTAACTCTTCTACATTTGATGCTGTAGTACCCAAATTAGGTGTAAGCTGGCGCCCAATTGATGAATTACTTATCCGTGCAAGCTATGGTGATTCATTCCGTGCACCAAACATGGGTGAGATGTTCTCTTCACAATCGTTAAGCTTTGAAACTGCGCATGACGTAACTTACTGTAATGAAAACCCTGATGATGATTACTGTGGTACTGGTCAGCAGCACAAAACTTGGTTTGGTGGTAATCCGAACCTAGAAGCTGAAGAAGGTAACTCACTAACTTTAGGTGCAGTTTGGAATGTTACAGATGCTTGGAGTGTAGAGCTTTCTTACTACGACATCACTTATGACAACAAGATTGAAGCTATCTCAGTAACAGATATCTTACGAGATGAACTATTAAACGGTGGTTCTGATTTCGTTACACGTGGTGCTGACGGTAAGATTGAGTACATCGAGAGTGGTTACGTAAATATGGCATCGGTAGAAACCAGTGGTTTCGACTTTGCAACAGCATATAACTTTGAAACAAACTATGGTGACTTCAACCTGAAGCTAGACATGACTCATGTACTAGAGTTTGTGGAGCAAGCAAATGCTGAATCAGACAAGATTGATAGTGCTGGTGTTCAAGATTACCCACAATGGCGTGGTAACTTTGCTGCAGCATGGTACTACAATGATTGGAATGCGGCTTGGACAACGGTATACATTGGTAGCCAGTCTGGTCAATACTGGCGTGACCTTGGCTATGATTACATCATCGATACGCCAAACTACTTCAAGCACAACTTACAAGTTGGTTACACCCATGACTGGAACGGTACTATTACTGTTGGTGTGAACAACGTATTTGATGAAGAAGCGCCGACTTGGTATAACTTCCCAGATTACCGTGACGTGAATACTGGTTTATACGATGTATTAGGTCGTACTTACTACCTACGTATTAACCAAAAGTTCTAA
- a CDS encoding YejL family protein translates to MAIQSKYTNTQVEALIAEILAVLDKHQAPTDLRLMALGNTVTHLLENKVPAESRKAVAEQFAKALSQSVSQ, encoded by the coding sequence ATGGCAATTCAATCTAAATACACCAATACTCAAGTAGAAGCATTAATCGCTGAGATTTTAGCTGTGCTAGACAAGCATCAAGCCCCTACAGATCTTCGCTTAATGGCACTAGGTAACACTGTGACTCATTTACTTGAAAATAAGGTTCCTGCTGAGTCGCGCAAAGCCGTGGCAGAACAATTTGCTAAGGCGTTGTCACAATCAGTAAGCCAATGA
- the corA gene encoding magnesium/cobalt transporter CorA, with amino-acid sequence MITAYVYQNRKLTVHELTIHDSLPDSTLWLDMKKPNEDERLWLRRFSAEDVPDEEDINEIEASARFFQSKDGLHINSLFPQRFGTEVRGINVSFNLRTDFLLTIREDDVGLIRLLRNYLRLGRLDITTPQGLMLELFNLKVDYLSDLIEDVYSVLESVGEDVFENEELDDVFKLITLQEDSNGKIRLSLLDTQRSLRYMQRYYREHLSEENVKDLREMLSDIESLMPHSQFIFDKLNFLLDAAMGFSGLQQNKIIKIFSVAAVVFLPPTVIASSYGMNFANMPELDWQFGYPMAIGMMLASAAGTYLFFKRKGWL; translated from the coding sequence ATGATCACAGCCTATGTTTATCAAAATCGAAAGCTAACCGTTCACGAACTTACTATTCACGACAGCTTGCCCGATAGCACCTTATGGTTGGACATGAAGAAACCCAATGAAGACGAACGATTGTGGTTGAGGCGATTTTCAGCCGAAGATGTGCCAGATGAAGAAGATATCAATGAGATTGAGGCATCTGCGCGTTTTTTCCAAAGTAAGGATGGCTTGCATATTAACTCGTTATTCCCACAGCGCTTTGGCACCGAAGTGCGCGGTATTAACGTGTCATTTAACTTACGGACTGACTTTTTACTGACCATTCGTGAAGATGATGTAGGCCTTATCCGCCTGCTGAGAAATTATCTGCGTTTGGGGCGCCTTGATATCACGACACCTCAAGGGCTAATGCTTGAACTGTTCAACCTCAAAGTAGATTATTTGTCAGATTTAATTGAAGACGTGTACTCGGTACTTGAAAGTGTTGGTGAAGACGTGTTTGAAAATGAAGAGCTTGATGATGTGTTTAAACTCATTACGCTACAAGAAGACTCAAACGGTAAAATTCGCCTAAGTTTGCTTGATACGCAGCGCTCGCTTCGTTATATGCAGCGCTACTATCGTGAGCATTTATCTGAAGAAAACGTCAAAGATTTACGAGAGATGTTATCAGATATTGAGTCTTTGATGCCTCATAGCCAGTTCATCTTCGATAAACTTAACTTTTTACTTGATGCAGCTATGGGCTTTAGCGGCTTACAGCAAAACAAGATCATTAAGATCTTCTCAGTTGCCGCAGTGGTATTCCTGCCTCCTACAGTTATCGCCAGTAGTTATGGGATGAACTTTGCGAATATGCCTGAGCTTGATTGGCAATTTGGTTATCCAATGGCGATAGGTATGATGTTGGCTAGTGCTGCTGGCACTTACTTGTTCTTCAAGCGTAAAGGTTGGTTGTAA
- a CDS encoding 2OG-Fe(II) oxygenase: protein MDFIEVYPNALPETLCNSLIQVLDTHPAVTQGKTGNGVDLEKKHSRDLTMDSVAELTQLKNEILQVTFKYAVEYFKRYPLALMGAVAVNVNDEQGNPTTLTPDNFERLGLPRIEAIVKYLFRSGAVNLQHYQQGVGGYPHWHSEQFPQLPHNEPLHRVALFMFYLNDVKQGGETEFFYQNKQIKPQKGTMVIAPASFTHSHRGNTPLSNDKYIVTSWLMFNRAEQLYARND from the coding sequence ATGGATTTTATAGAAGTTTATCCAAATGCTTTACCTGAAACCCTGTGCAATAGCTTAATTCAAGTGCTAGATACCCATCCTGCGGTTACTCAAGGGAAAACGGGGAATGGTGTCGACTTAGAAAAGAAGCATAGCCGAGATTTAACTATGGACTCAGTTGCCGAGCTTACGCAACTGAAAAATGAGATACTGCAAGTCACCTTTAAATATGCTGTTGAGTATTTTAAGCGCTATCCGCTGGCGTTGATGGGCGCTGTCGCGGTTAATGTTAACGATGAGCAGGGCAATCCGACCACCTTAACGCCGGACAATTTCGAACGGCTCGGGCTGCCTCGAATAGAGGCTATTGTAAAATACTTGTTCCGCAGTGGAGCAGTAAATTTGCAGCATTATCAACAAGGTGTTGGAGGTTACCCTCATTGGCATTCGGAGCAATTTCCACAGCTGCCCCATAATGAACCTTTACATCGTGTCGCGCTGTTTATGTTTTATTTGAATGATGTTAAGCAAGGTGGTGAAACCGAGTTCTTTTATCAAAATAAGCAAATAAAACCGCAAAAGGGCACTATGGTAATAGCGCCTGCTAGCTTTACTCATAGCCACAGAGGTAACACGCCATTAAGTAATGACAAATATATTGTGACGTCATGGCTGATGTTTAATCGTGCAGAGCAGCTATATGCTCGTAATGATTGA